The window TTGTCGACTCAGTCTGAAATGGCTGAATTGTCAGGATACACTCATCGGAGGACAGCAGGCCCTTGGACAGGCTCACTGACAGAGTTAACTACAGAAAATTGACATATCCCATGCATATTCTGGGAAAGTGGACAAAGATCTGTGAAAATAGCCTCACAAGACAGAAGCTTCTGTCCTCCCCAAAGTTACTGAGAAAATCTGAGGCTGATACAAATCCCACATGTGTCCTAGAAATTACAGGTTTACCTAGTCCTTCCGGACCATCAcatttaaggaaaacagaacattttcttaGGATATATGATTCTCACCAGTAACTTCGAATGTTTCTTGCTAGTTGATACAACCTTGTTATAACCAGTTAACAATGACCGTATTTGAATACAGAACTAGTATTTACTAAAATTCTAGTGAAAGCTTAGTACAAAAACTACCCATGCAGTAGAATAATGTGTCATCTGACAGTCTGAATTCATACTGACACTTCATAACTGATCTGTGACATTTGGGATGGAGACAATCCTGAGCACCATCTGTATGACAGACGTAAGGCCTCAGTAGGCAGGCCACCCGGGCACCAAAACAGACTGTGCTTCAGAACAATCAGTTCAACGAACATTGatgcttttttcagttcttgaaCATTACCATGTTTGCATCTCATGTCTTCAATTACTTTCTGATTAACGCTCAGCTGTTGCAAAGTCAGctgaaatacataaaaccaTTCTGTGCAGTGCTCAGTATTGCCAGTTGTCTTCTTCAAACAAGACAGCCTCACCATTTTGACTGCTGgtattttcaagtgttttctcCCCTCAGAGGAAGCTACGTGAGTGTTCTCCCACTATACTTACCTTTGCTAAGAATAAGAAGTAAGCTTAATGCCTAAAACACTGTTCCACGTCTAACATGTGACATCACCTCTTGTAAATCTTCTGGAGTAGTGTTACTTACCTTTACGTCTTTGTCTGCAAGCCTTTGGAACATGTTGGCatacatctttttctctttctcacgCTGCTCCCGTATTTTTTGCTGACAAGTTACCAGTTGCACTTTGGCAGCTTTGTTACTTGGATAAAGTTGTATCACTTTCTGGAAATCTCCCCGGGCCAATTCAAAGTCATTGACAGCCAAGTGCGCTTCTCCACGCCGGAAGAGGCCTTTTTCATTGTTGCTATCCAATTCGAGTGCCTGCAttgaaaatcaaaaccaaaccacattcagaatattttttttttattaatacgCAGTCAGAAAACCAGAGACTGCTAGAAACTGTACCTTCTGATGTGAATTTAGGAGTCTTGTCAGGGCTTACTAATAAGGCGAGTTGAATACAGTAGAAGTAAGTACAAAGAAAACTGGCTATTTGAGAGTAGAGAACCAGCAAACCTAAGATTTAGTCCTGGCTCTATTCCACCGCTTTGAAGGACCTTTGCCAACACAAATACCTTCACCACATCTCAGTGTTTCTACCTGCCAAATACTTGAATATTCGCAATATAGCAGCAAGTTAGTAAAAGGTATTCAAAAGGACAGCAATAATGAGAGTAACCTGTCTGATATTTTTACATTGTGTATTCAGTACTACTCAACTCCCGGTTGATAAGAAAGGCCAAACACCACGTGGCCTGGTATCCCTCAGATTGTTAAAGCAAGAGATAAAACTGTCGGATGGCttgcacagtttaaaaataaaccaagccTGACTACCTTGTTGCAGTTCTCCAAAGCCTGGGAGTATTCCTTCAGCTTGAGATGGCACATAGCTAGATTAAGGTGGGCAGCAAGCCTCAGGCTTTTGGCTTTCGTATCCTCCTCATCAGAGAGTCCCGATTCATGCTCCAGCCATGACACAATCTTCTTATACTGTAACGCTGCTCGTTTGTATTTCCCCTCCTGTAAAAGAAGGCAGTTCAACTATCACACATCACAGTAACATCACAGTAACTtacctccctctctccccttctgctTACTTTGAGCAACAGTTCTGACTAAAAATAGTTCcaccagaaattaatttaaatcatCAAAAATATACTACTTCTGAAAGTCATTCCTGCATAGGATCAGAAAACCTTTAGGAATACCTACTAGGGGTATAGGCCAGCATTGATACTTCACTCTCAACTCCCACCTTTATATTCAACTTTtgataaaaaacaaagcagatggggcattttcaaaacagcacaACTATTGTTGTGTCATGAAGATAATGGGGAACTCTTGCCTTTGACTGGTCAAATTGtttgaaactgcttttctaCATATCTTTACCCAAACAAACATTGCTCATTCACAGCACTATCCCACAGCAGGAACCTAAATACTGTAACCTTGCTGCTATTCAACGTATGCCCCAGAATTACCTGTAGGTACAGCAAACAGCTCTGACAGAGAGAACTAACTCCCTGCAGAGTTAGTTCTTTGGATATTCCAACTCTTgaggtgtggttttttggggtttttttttttgtttttttttttttttttgtttgtttgtttgcttttcaaaagacaCCTTCCCCTCCAGTTCTCCTTATAAAACCACAGAATATCATGAACACCACTCTGAAATGACAGGAGCTGTAATCATCATTATCGGCTCATAACATGGACTAAGAAATGTTATTATTACTTGGGGACTGTAATTTACCTTGAAGTACTGAGTGCCTCTCTCCTTCACAATGCCGCTTTGCTCCAGCTTCTCATCTGTGTTCATTTCCCAGGACTCCTTAGCCTATCCAAACAGAAACAGTTCAAGTCAACGATGCAGCTTTCGGGGAGACCCAAATGGCTGTACTGCTTCCCACTAACAGTATGACAGAGAGAGGTCTGGCAAAGCAGTTTCACCCTGCAAACTGGGCTAGTGCAGTAGAGACACTGACAGCAACGGACAGGGATATACTATAAAAGCAAGGACAATTTCAGCCAAGAGCTCCCAGCATGTCGTCATCTCTCACAACAGTGGCTTCTTTATTTCAGATCAATGTTCAGGGATTCCATCATCTTTGTTTAAGCTGCACTCACACTTCTCCCCCCATCTCCCAATCTCTTTGGGACTTCATCTCTCATTCCTAccttttcaaagcttttgagTTTCACTTCAtactgcagctctgcatctgGAGGGATCTGAAatttctccttcccagcacTTCCAAAACCATAGCTGTAAGATCAAGGCggtgagaggaagaaaagaatgaaatgaagaaagaaacaaaccaacaaaaagcaaGTTCCAAAACTATCCATCCAGCCATATTGAATACACAGGAAGCTGgagacaaacaaaaatatgcaaatcTGGGATGCCTATACAGCATTAATAAAAGACAAAGGCTTGAAGAATTCTCAGTACTATTCTAAAATTAGCAAGCACAAGGTAGAAGAAAACTAGAGAAACCTGGGTTTAATTTCATTACTCTCTCAGTCACCAGTTcctattctttctttttttagcttctatgaaggaaaagcaagttCTCTCTccatcaaggaaaaaagaatatacTTTAAAGTTATACATATCTTGCTTTATGTTCATGACCCGAGACTGAACGCAGTAAGTAGCTGCATATTAAGAGGAAAACCCTCAAGATCAGATTGCTTTGCAATCAGTATCCCTCTTTTCCCATCAGGTTCAGTTCCAgttcaaaaaaaattataaaataaaaactgaagttAATTATCAGTGCAAACTCCACTTGTTTCAGCTATGTTCTCACTGTAAAGAGAAAATTCTGCTTATATCCTAAACTGACTAAGGTGACAATATTGGGCAGTCATATGTCTTGGTTAGCTGTTGTTAGAGAATTCTATAATGGGCCAAGGTTTGCATGACTTTGCCTTGTGTCTCACAGGAGtcttaaaggctttttttgaaAAGGCTTTCAGAATACCAGTGCAAGTTTTCTACTGACAAAAGATTTATAGTACTCTTTACTAACCACATCACCTAAGGACTAGCTATCTGGTCACACTGGGCTCCTCAAAAGGCTCTTTTCCTATTCTAAGGCTGTTCTTTAGGTATCTTTATAAGCACTGCTGTATAGTTAAGTACTGTTTCATTAAGAGGGACCACAAAAATGTGAGTTAAGAGAGcaacaattaatttttttttatattcaccAAGATCAACACTACAGAGGcttaaataaatttcttttggAGTGCCGTCACTTCCCAACCAAGTGGCAAGGCGATCTTAGCTTCATACTTATACATCAAACTTTTGGGACTGATCATGGTTTTACCAGAGcactgaaaaatgctgaaaagcgTTATAACAAAACACTTTGTTCTTGTCAGATGCTTAACAGAAGCCCTTAAAGTACCAAAAGATCAGGAAAAGCATACTTGGGTTTGAGATAGAACACAGATTCCTCagatttctccattttctgAATGGCTTTCTCCAGACCATGAGGAAGATCATAGTTGTCACCTTCTCCGATCTCAAACCGCAATTCCCGCCTGTCAAAAACACGATCTCCACATCGGCCTTCAAACTGGACTGGTAACAAAAACAGAACCAccagagaaaaatcagaagataTCCACATATGGTAAAGGGCAGGTAGCACAGCTAATATAGGAAGCGCCAAAGCCTCCTCCTGAAcagtcttttttctcttttaa of the Falco cherrug isolate bFalChe1 chromosome 5, bFalChe1.pri, whole genome shotgun sequence genome contains:
- the FKBP4 gene encoding peptidyl-prolyl cis-trans isomerase FKBP4; translated protein: MTAEEMKADGAPLQGVDITPKRDGGVLKVVKREGSGTESPMIGDKVTVHYTGWLLDGTKFDSSLDRKDKFSFDLGKGEVIKAWDIAVATMKVGEICQITCKPEYAYGSAGSPPKILPNATLIFEIELFEFKGEDLTDDEDGGIIRRIRKKGEGYSKPNEGALVDIQFEGRCGDRVFDRRELRFEIGEGDNYDLPHGLEKAIQKMEKSEESVFYLKPNYGFGSAGKEKFQIPPDAELQYEVKLKSFEKAKESWEMNTDEKLEQSGIVKERGTQYFKEGKYKRAALQYKKIVSWLEHESGLSDEEDTKAKSLRLAAHLNLAMCHLKLKEYSQALENCNKALELDSNNEKGLFRRGEAHLAVNDFELARGDFQKVIQLYPSNKAAKVQLVTCQQKIREQREKEKKMYANMFQRLADKDVKSAATLHTSHTEDAEMKDEQNGVEDKSEVDTEA